The Novipirellula caenicola genome window below encodes:
- the glgX gene encoding glycogen debranching protein GlgX, with the protein MMHPLRVWPGRPYPLGATWDGRGVNFAIYSENATKVELCLFDDVGDQKESQRYVMAEHTDMVWHIYLPDARPGQLYGYRVHGPYEPEKGHRFNANKLLLDPYAKAIARLPKWSDAMHGYMVGDENQDLSFSPLDSAADAPLAMVVDEAFTWGDHRFPQIPSHQLVIYEMHVKGFSKLNKAIHEAHRGTYAGLGSHESITYLKELGINAVELLPIQFHSDDRYLQEKGLTNYWGYNTMGFFAPDSRYASSDDPLEVIREFKTMVRNLHDADIEVILDVVYNHTFEGNQMGPTASFRGIDNAAYYRLVADDPRYYMDYTGCGNTLNVRNPRVLQFIMDSLRYWVTHMHVDGFRFDLASTLARELHEVDKLGAFFDIIHQDPVLSQVKLIAEPWDLGEGGYQVGNFPVGWSEWNGRYRDCVRRFWKGDGGLASEFATRITGSSDLYQWNGRRPHASVNFVTCHDGFTLNDLVSYDHKHNEANKEDNRDGADHNDSWNCGDEGPTNDEQVIRLREKKKRAILATLLLSQGVPMLLSGDECSHTQRGNNNAYCQDNELTWLDWSSDESKSELREFVQQVIELRKSQPVFHRRRFFHGQAIRGLDSLDVTWLDPNGKEMSDETWNDPSVRCLGVHFCGGKIDVDEYGEPIIGDHILMLFNADHGQEIEFRLPNLAEGKPWQRVFDTALFDEDETDIMQNTYTLKTCSLVVLKSPVEEEVESK; encoded by the coding sequence ATGATGCATCCATTACGTGTATGGCCCGGACGTCCTTATCCACTGGGTGCGACGTGGGACGGTCGCGGCGTGAATTTTGCGATCTATAGCGAGAACGCGACCAAGGTCGAACTATGTTTGTTCGACGACGTTGGCGATCAAAAAGAATCTCAGCGGTACGTGATGGCCGAACATACCGACATGGTTTGGCACATCTATCTTCCGGACGCTCGGCCGGGGCAATTGTATGGCTATCGAGTTCACGGTCCGTACGAGCCTGAGAAAGGCCACCGATTTAACGCCAACAAACTGCTACTGGATCCCTATGCCAAAGCAATCGCTCGACTGCCAAAGTGGTCCGATGCGATGCATGGCTACATGGTCGGCGACGAGAACCAAGATCTTTCGTTCAGCCCGCTAGATAGTGCCGCGGACGCGCCACTAGCGATGGTCGTCGATGAGGCGTTCACCTGGGGAGATCACCGCTTTCCGCAAATTCCATCGCACCAATTGGTGATTTATGAAATGCATGTCAAAGGCTTTAGCAAACTAAACAAGGCAATTCACGAAGCTCATCGCGGCACCTATGCAGGACTTGGGTCGCATGAATCCATCACTTATTTGAAAGAGCTTGGGATCAACGCAGTCGAATTGTTGCCCATCCAATTCCACAGCGATGACCGCTACCTTCAAGAAAAAGGACTGACCAATTATTGGGGTTACAACACGATGGGGTTCTTTGCCCCGGATTCTCGATACGCGTCTTCGGACGACCCGCTAGAGGTCATTCGCGAATTCAAAACCATGGTGCGAAACCTTCATGATGCCGATATCGAAGTCATCCTTGACGTCGTCTACAACCATACGTTCGAAGGGAACCAAATGGGACCGACGGCATCGTTTCGCGGCATTGACAACGCCGCGTACTATCGATTGGTTGCCGATGACCCGCGCTATTACATGGATTACACCGGTTGCGGCAACACGCTGAACGTACGCAATCCTCGTGTGCTGCAATTCATCATGGATAGTCTGCGGTACTGGGTTACTCATATGCATGTAGACGGATTCCGTTTTGATCTCGCCAGTACATTAGCGAGAGAATTGCATGAAGTTGACAAGCTCGGTGCATTCTTTGACATCATTCACCAAGACCCGGTGCTGTCGCAAGTCAAATTGATTGCCGAGCCATGGGACCTTGGCGAAGGGGGATACCAGGTCGGAAACTTTCCCGTGGGCTGGTCCGAATGGAACGGACGTTACCGAGATTGTGTTCGTCGCTTCTGGAAGGGGGACGGTGGTTTGGCGTCGGAATTTGCGACACGAATCACTGGATCAAGCGACCTGTACCAATGGAATGGTCGTCGGCCCCATGCGAGCGTCAACTTTGTAACATGCCATGACGGGTTCACTCTAAACGACTTGGTTTCATATGACCACAAGCACAATGAAGCAAACAAAGAGGACAATCGCGACGGTGCGGATCACAACGACAGCTGGAATTGCGGCGATGAAGGCCCAACCAATGATGAACAAGTGATCCGGCTTCGCGAGAAAAAGAAGCGAGCCATACTTGCAACGTTATTGCTTTCGCAAGGCGTGCCGATGCTGCTAAGTGGGGACGAGTGCAGCCACACACAACGCGGCAACAACAACGCCTATTGCCAAGACAACGAATTGACTTGGTTGGATTGGTCTTCCGATGAATCCAAGTCTGAATTGCGTGAATTCGTGCAACAGGTCATCGAGCTCCGCAAGTCACAGCCAGTGTTCCATCGCCGGCGATTCTTTCACGGGCAAGCGATTCGTGGGTTGGACAGTCTCGATGTCACCTGGTTGGATCCCAACGGCAAAGAGATGAGTGACGAAACATGGAACGACCCAAGCGTTCGCTGCCTGGGAGTTCACTTTTGCGGCGGCAAAATCGACGTCGACGAATATGGCGAACCAATCATCGGTGACCATATCCTGATGTTGTTTAACGCCGACCATGGACAGGAAATTGAATTCCGTTTACCTAATTTGGCGGAAGGCAAACCCTGGCAACGCGTGTTCGACACCGCTCTGTTTGACGAAGACGAGACCGACATCATGCAGAACACCTACACCTTAAAAACATGCTCGCTGGTCGTGTTGAAAAGTCCCGTCGAAGAGGAAGTAGAATCGAAATAG
- a CDS encoding prenyltransferase/squalene oxidase repeat-containing protein has product MESNLRQRVRNTLDQLRSELLEQRTADGHWVGELSASALSTATAVSALSATLIHAPTGIANASAIEDQIVCGMQYLGQQQNADGGFGDTDRSHSNIATSYLVLAASTLATQSKSVGLDSDQLAALKSYIKSEGQIEGLRRRYGKDKTFVVPILANMAIAGLVSWDDVPRLPFEAAVFPQSMYRVLQMPVVSYAIPALVAIGQARHFHGSKTWLPLRMVRAASINRSMQVLRRMQPDSGGYLEATPLTSFVLMSLAATGRGDCDVSRDAIRFLHQSMNADGSWPIDTNLATWITSLAVSALAGDPEDDGSWFSPSLVDWHLGCQHRRRHPFTGAQPGGWGWTDLSGAVPDGDDTPAAVLAVKQMRRHASPAQAARMDDAIQDARQWLIDLQNRDGGWPTFCRGWGKLPFDRSSTDLTAHSLRAFGIDGVSSTTKDRAERFLTRSQADDGSWLPLWFGNQDRPDEDNPVYGTSRVLLAGAAGFLSDEAVRRGGSYLCDSQNPDGGWGGGASILPWMNRDQIRDAGIRAAEGLTSSVEETAVAIEALTAIFGKNGRLSTNDQGKMPKDSTELAQTGLSAGKNDPKQVIIRGVEFLLQSVHDGRHRVPWPIGFYFAKLWYHEKLYPHVFTVAALSSFLRSELD; this is encoded by the coding sequence ATGGAATCGAATCTTCGCCAACGTGTCCGCAACACGCTGGACCAACTGCGCAGCGAGCTTTTAGAGCAGCGAACCGCCGACGGACACTGGGTCGGTGAACTGTCGGCTTCCGCGTTGAGCACCGCGACGGCGGTTAGCGCGTTGTCGGCAACCCTGATTCATGCTCCGACCGGAATTGCCAATGCATCTGCGATCGAAGACCAGATCGTGTGCGGGATGCAGTACCTCGGGCAGCAGCAAAACGCCGACGGCGGATTCGGTGACACCGATCGCAGCCATTCCAATATTGCGACCAGCTATCTGGTTTTGGCCGCGTCGACGCTAGCGACGCAAAGCAAATCGGTGGGGCTCGATTCGGACCAACTTGCGGCGCTGAAGTCCTACATTAAATCCGAAGGACAGATCGAGGGGCTACGTCGACGCTACGGCAAAGACAAAACGTTTGTCGTTCCGATTTTAGCGAACATGGCGATTGCGGGTCTGGTTTCGTGGGACGACGTTCCCCGTTTGCCGTTCGAGGCGGCAGTATTTCCGCAGTCGATGTACCGCGTCCTGCAGATGCCGGTGGTCAGCTATGCGATTCCAGCACTCGTTGCGATCGGACAGGCACGACACTTTCATGGCTCAAAAACGTGGCTGCCACTTCGGATGGTTCGTGCCGCGTCGATCAACCGTTCGATGCAGGTACTCCGGCGTATGCAACCCGACAGCGGTGGTTATTTGGAAGCGACGCCGCTGACATCCTTTGTTTTGATGAGTCTTGCTGCGACCGGGCGAGGCGATTGTGATGTCAGCCGCGACGCGATTCGTTTTCTGCATCAGTCAATGAACGCAGATGGCAGCTGGCCGATCGATACCAATTTGGCGACCTGGATCACGTCGCTAGCGGTCTCGGCCTTGGCCGGCGACCCCGAAGACGACGGTTCGTGGTTCTCGCCATCGTTGGTCGATTGGCATCTCGGGTGTCAACATCGGCGACGTCACCCGTTTACCGGTGCTCAACCTGGCGGCTGGGGATGGACCGATTTGTCAGGCGCCGTTCCCGACGGCGATGATACTCCCGCGGCCGTGTTGGCAGTGAAACAGATGCGGCGTCATGCTTCGCCCGCACAGGCCGCTCGGATGGACGACGCGATCCAGGATGCTCGGCAATGGCTGATTGATTTGCAGAACCGTGATGGTGGTTGGCCGACATTTTGCCGCGGCTGGGGAAAATTGCCGTTTGATCGCAGCAGTACCGATTTGACCGCCCACTCGCTTCGGGCGTTCGGTATCGATGGGGTGAGTTCCACAACCAAAGATCGCGCCGAACGATTCTTGACACGCAGCCAAGCGGATGACGGAAGTTGGCTACCGCTTTGGTTTGGCAACCAAGATCGCCCGGACGAAGACAATCCGGTTTATGGCACGTCGCGGGTGTTGTTGGCGGGGGCGGCTGGATTTTTGAGTGACGAAGCCGTTCGCCGGGGGGGCAGCTACCTCTGTGATAGCCAGAACCCCGATGGCGGATGGGGCGGGGGCGCGTCCATTTTACCCTGGATGAACCGCGACCAAATTCGTGATGCGGGGATCCGGGCGGCCGAGGGATTGACCAGCAGTGTCGAAGAAACGGCGGTCGCGATCGAAGCGTTGACGGCAATTTTTGGTAAAAATGGACGTCTTAGCACGAATGATCAAGGAAAAATGCCAAAGGATTCCACCGAGTTGGCTCAAACCGGCCTGAGTGCTGGGAAGAACGACCCGAAACAAGTTATAATCCGTGGCGTTGAATTCCTACTGCAAAGTGTCCACGATGGACGTCATCGTGTGCCTTGGCCGATTGGATTTTATTTTGCCAAACTTTGGTACCACGAAAAACTTTATCCACACGTGTTCACGGTCGCTGCGTTATCAAGCTTCCTGCGATCCGAATTGGATTAA
- a CDS encoding O-antigen ligase family protein, which yields MMLLVVLFALAAIVWLIPLIHAGRTFQMATLVLVIGTVLGPSFFAINGPIQLSLDRLLWIAMFGLVAIQWRMGELRIPQLNRVDAAVAAITVWLLVSVMIGGANPANEPPPIAKWLFCIAMPLGLYVIARISEVKESDLQWAYRVLLTLGCYLAVMALFEVSGLHALVFPTYIVDPTNWEFFGRGRGPLLNPSGNGIVMCGALAIAVLGVIRSTFRMRVFYLLLCMLLVLGVYCTLTRSAWMGAIATIAVVALIFSPRWVRVLGLATAVLIGGAGVLGLKDQLLRMKRDKNLTSADAEKSIQLRPLLAVVAWEMFKDRPITGHGFGHYFAHSGKYHSIRSYDMPLEDARPYAQHNVFLAMLVDSGLIGLSMLSVMLISITSMAWNLARNEGHSVAIRCGGLLWLGVFAAYFCNGMFQDVTIIPMVNMFLFFAAGLAVTLYERGVVTRRVERPMPLDNFSVVSVAPSGAVAQ from the coding sequence ATGATGCTTCTCGTTGTCTTATTCGCACTTGCAGCGATCGTTTGGTTGATTCCCCTGATTCATGCGGGGCGGACGTTTCAAATGGCGACCCTCGTGCTGGTGATCGGCACGGTATTAGGACCATCGTTTTTTGCGATCAATGGCCCCATTCAACTTAGCCTGGATCGATTGTTGTGGATCGCAATGTTTGGGTTGGTGGCCATTCAGTGGCGGATGGGCGAGCTTCGAATTCCACAGCTCAACCGCGTCGACGCGGCCGTCGCTGCAATCACGGTGTGGTTGTTGGTCAGCGTGATGATCGGCGGAGCCAATCCGGCAAACGAACCGCCGCCGATTGCCAAGTGGTTGTTCTGCATCGCGATGCCACTTGGGTTGTATGTGATCGCTCGCATTAGTGAGGTCAAAGAGTCTGATCTACAGTGGGCCTATCGAGTGCTATTGACGCTCGGTTGTTATCTGGCGGTCATGGCGCTCTTTGAAGTCTCGGGGCTGCATGCCCTTGTTTTTCCAACTTACATCGTTGATCCCACTAATTGGGAATTTTTCGGCCGCGGTCGTGGTCCGCTGCTTAATCCCTCTGGCAACGGGATTGTGATGTGCGGCGCGTTGGCGATTGCTGTGCTGGGTGTGATCCGGTCGACGTTTCGCATGCGAGTTTTCTATCTGCTGCTGTGCATGCTGTTGGTTTTAGGCGTCTATTGCACATTAACACGAAGTGCGTGGATGGGAGCGATCGCCACGATTGCGGTGGTTGCGCTGATCTTTTCGCCACGTTGGGTTCGTGTCCTCGGACTCGCCACGGCGGTGCTGATTGGCGGCGCAGGAGTGCTGGGGTTAAAGGACCAATTGCTACGAATGAAACGTGACAAAAACCTAACGTCCGCCGATGCCGAAAAATCGATTCAACTGCGTCCCTTGCTGGCGGTGGTCGCTTGGGAAATGTTTAAAGATCGGCCGATCACTGGTCATGGTTTTGGGCACTACTTTGCGCACTCGGGCAAGTACCACAGCATTCGCAGTTACGACATGCCACTGGAGGACGCGCGGCCGTATGCCCAGCACAACGTGTTCTTGGCGATGCTAGTCGACTCGGGGTTAATTGGTTTGTCGATGCTGTCCGTGATGTTGATTTCGATCACCAGCATGGCTTGGAATCTGGCACGCAACGAAGGCCATTCGGTCGCCATACGTTGTGGGGGATTGTTGTGGTTGGGGGTGTTTGCCGCCTATTTCTGTAACGGCATGTTCCAAGACGTCACGATCATCCCGATGGTCAATATGTTCCTGTTTTTTGCGGCCGGATTGGCGGTCACACTCTATGAACGTGGCGTGGTCACCCGCCGCGTCGAGCGACCTATGCCGCTAGACAACTTTTCCGTTGTTTCGGTAGCACCGTCCGGCGCAGTGGCGCAGTAA
- a CDS encoding tetratricopeptide repeat protein, producing MQLRRLVSKRPSTSLLLGVAASLAMQVTCLSLACPGQEANSMSISSLRASGLKALQEGNRNLAVESADAIVRLHSKDARAVRLAADIYLRSGKVDWATRLFNRYVSVAPEQMPELWQRGIALYFTGNFQEAAKQFEAHRSVNPNDVENAAWHFLCVAKANSFDEAKKLILPAPGDRRVPMQQILEMLSSGDTEAVNARVNETAVGTPERADAAFYGDFYLGLYADAAGDIERARKLLDRAAKDAPHHYMGDIARVYAAHLHSDDANTSVNE from the coding sequence ATGCAATTGCGTCGTCTCGTCTCAAAACGTCCATCCACTTCGCTTTTGCTGGGCGTGGCTGCATCGCTCGCAATGCAAGTGACCTGTCTTTCGCTGGCTTGCCCTGGCCAAGAGGCCAATTCGATGTCGATCTCGTCGCTTCGGGCGTCTGGACTCAAAGCTTTGCAAGAGGGCAATCGCAATCTTGCGGTCGAGTCGGCCGATGCGATCGTGCGTCTACACAGCAAAGATGCTCGCGCTGTTCGCTTGGCGGCGGACATCTATCTAAGAAGCGGCAAAGTCGATTGGGCCACGCGATTGTTCAACCGGTACGTCAGTGTTGCCCCCGAACAGATGCCCGAGCTTTGGCAGCGTGGGATCGCGTTGTACTTCACCGGGAATTTTCAGGAAGCAGCGAAACAGTTTGAGGCCCACCGCAGCGTCAATCCGAACGATGTCGAAAATGCGGCGTGGCACTTTTTGTGCGTCGCCAAAGCCAATTCGTTTGACGAAGCGAAAAAATTGATTCTGCCGGCGCCCGGCGATCGACGCGTCCCGATGCAGCAAATTTTGGAAATGTTGTCCAGCGGCGATACCGAAGCTGTCAACGCCCGCGTCAATGAGACCGCAGTCGGCACCCCTGAGCGAGCAGACGCCGCATTTTATGGCGACTTTTATCTTGGGCTTTATGCCGACGCCGCTGGCGACATCGAGCGTGCACGCAAGCTGCTGGACCGCGCTGCGAAAGATGCACCGCACCATTACATGGGCGATATCGCGCGAGTCTATGCGGCCCACCTGCACAGCGACGACGCTAACACCAGCGTCAACGAGTAG
- a CDS encoding polyprenyl synthetase family protein has product MIPPKESGLSTATTSNKTATSAENHAENSDAANNGAESASRPTRRKTSHLKDVPPTLELRESLRSRCAEVANRIDRSVPLTKDQMEQIARRFLEEADLPEGYLGWMMVMISSEFWKDQLASVPPERRLFLLPHCLKHAEGCPAEYDQFGMNCKECGACSIADFRSIAEEMGYRVLVAEGSPVVLKIIIGGYVDAVVGVACLNVLEKAIDKVLLAGIPCMAVPLLSSDCRNTKVDESWVEQMIRTPYVPATQQTKSYVHLMRAASELFSPDAMNDLAPRVRDQSPLGTNAVTPDSIAKLDTIAATEHIAYDFLARGGKHSRPFITLAAYDAMIGGDCTSEKGAEAVDALPVTVRRAAMSIETFHKASLVHDDIEDDDAFRYGQPAVHQRFGLPTAINVGDYLIGLGYRLLSRRDADDSISTEARVDVLDALATAHTRLAEGQGAELLWRDSKSRQLSPLDALKVYALKTSPAFEAALYSGIRLAGDAEAYRKPIRDFSRNLGVAFQILNDIGDWTGDENNKLAAGGDLFGGRPTILWALALESLQGDERELLINLVENPDAYSDSERLAIATRLYHSAGVFDTAMQLVDKHQARAEMIADELEPESLRRLLYFLVDTVLERPEVPTPNVVALSSLPVNSLPVV; this is encoded by the coding sequence ATGATCCCACCTAAGGAATCTGGTTTGTCGACCGCAACCACTTCAAATAAAACGGCCACCTCCGCAGAGAATCACGCCGAGAATAGTGATGCCGCGAACAATGGTGCCGAATCGGCATCGCGTCCAACGCGTCGCAAAACGAGCCACCTGAAAGACGTTCCACCGACGCTCGAACTTCGCGAAAGTTTGCGATCACGCTGCGCCGAAGTCGCCAATCGAATTGACCGCTCGGTCCCGTTGACCAAGGACCAAATGGAACAGATCGCTCGGCGGTTCCTCGAAGAAGCCGATCTGCCCGAAGGCTACTTGGGGTGGATGATGGTGATGATTAGCAGCGAGTTTTGGAAAGACCAATTGGCGTCGGTGCCACCGGAGCGTCGGTTGTTCCTGCTGCCTCACTGCTTGAAACATGCCGAAGGGTGTCCGGCGGAATACGATCAATTCGGGATGAACTGCAAGGAGTGCGGGGCGTGCAGTATCGCCGATTTCCGCTCGATCGCCGAAGAGATGGGATATCGAGTGTTGGTTGCCGAAGGATCGCCCGTGGTGCTGAAAATCATCATTGGCGGTTACGTCGATGCCGTGGTCGGCGTCGCCTGTTTGAATGTGCTTGAAAAAGCGATCGACAAAGTCCTGTTGGCAGGGATCCCTTGCATGGCGGTGCCGTTGTTGAGCAGCGATTGCCGCAACACCAAGGTCGACGAATCTTGGGTCGAGCAGATGATTCGTACCCCCTACGTCCCGGCAACTCAGCAAACAAAAAGCTACGTTCACTTGATGCGAGCTGCGAGTGAGTTGTTTTCCCCCGATGCGATGAACGATTTGGCACCCCGCGTGCGTGATCAGTCGCCGCTAGGAACCAACGCGGTGACGCCCGATTCGATTGCCAAGCTTGACACGATTGCCGCGACCGAGCATATCGCCTACGACTTTCTAGCCCGCGGCGGTAAACATTCTCGGCCGTTCATTACGTTGGCGGCTTACGATGCAATGATCGGCGGCGATTGTACGAGTGAAAAGGGAGCCGAGGCGGTGGACGCGTTGCCGGTGACGGTGCGTCGTGCCGCGATGAGTATCGAAACGTTCCATAAAGCCAGTTTGGTCCACGACGATATCGAAGACGACGATGCGTTTCGATATGGACAACCAGCCGTGCACCAGCGATTCGGTTTGCCCACGGCGATCAATGTGGGCGATTACTTGATCGGGCTGGGGTATCGATTGCTCAGTCGGCGTGATGCCGATGATTCGATCTCGACCGAAGCACGCGTTGATGTCCTTGATGCGTTGGCGACAGCTCACACGCGATTGGCCGAAGGACAGGGGGCCGAACTGCTGTGGCGAGATTCCAAGAGCCGACAACTCTCGCCGCTTGATGCGCTGAAGGTCTATGCACTGAAAACGTCTCCCGCATTTGAAGCGGCCTTGTATAGCGGAATCCGCTTGGCCGGAGACGCCGAAGCGTATCGCAAGCCGATCCGCGATTTCTCTCGCAACCTTGGCGTGGCTTTCCAGATTCTGAACGATATCGGCGACTGGACCGGCGACGAAAACAACAAACTCGCAGCCGGCGGCGACTTGTTCGGTGGACGGCCGACCATCCTTTGGGCGCTTGCACTTGAATCGCTGCAAGGCGACGAGCGAGAACTGTTGATCAATCTGGTCGAAAATCCAGATGCCTATAGCGACAGTGAACGGCTGGCGATCGCCACGCGGTTGTATCACTCGGCAGGCGTGTTTGACACCGCGATGCAGTTGGTCGACAAGCATCAAGCCCGCGCCGAAATGATTGCCGACGAACTCGAACCCGAGTCGTTGCGTCGACTGCTGTACTTCTTGGTCGACACCGTCTTGGAACGTCCGGAAGTCCCCACACCCAACGTCGTCGCGCTCAGCTCGCTACCGGTCAACTCGCTACCCGTCGTTTGA
- a CDS encoding glycoside hydrolase family 15 protein, producing MVSKIEDYALLGDCRGAALVDKTGSLDWLCLPRFDSAACCSALLGDERHGFWRISPTQPIRKVQRRYRPGTLILETEITTDSGTIRLTDFMAPQTRESDIFRLVEGIEGEVEVESRLALRFDYGSILPWVQHTDRGIRAIAGPECVYCTCDLRVNVEDQTMVSKFHLGPHQQAAFQLTWTRTQDPPPLEKNVLQTLEDATAWWQEWSGRCTFKGRWREEVQQSLITLKALTYAPTGGIVAAATTSLPEHIGGVRNWDYRYCWIRDSTFTLYSLLIGGYTEEAKAWREWLVNAAAGNPSQLQIMYGVAGERRLTEVELEWLPGYENSSPVRTGNAAYRQHQLDVPGEIMETLHLARRYGLDPDEDAWRVQSAVMEFLETQWEKPDEGIWEIRGDQRHFTHSKVMAWVAADRAVKDVEHFGMPGDAARWKKLRDRIHAEVCAKGFNEKLGGFVQSYGAEETDASLLMLPLVGFVEADDPKMIGTLRLIEERLVKDGLVVRYLTESNVDGLPEGEGAFLLCSFWLADNYALAGREREATELFEMLLGLRNDVGLMSEEYDPFHKRMLGNFPQAFSHVGLVNTARNLVGEGGPAEERGHEED from the coding sequence GTGGTTTCGAAGATCGAAGACTATGCGCTATTGGGAGATTGCCGGGGAGCCGCGTTGGTGGACAAGACCGGATCGTTGGATTGGTTGTGTCTGCCCCGCTTTGATTCGGCCGCATGTTGTTCGGCGCTACTCGGAGATGAACGCCACGGGTTTTGGAGGATTTCGCCGACTCAACCGATTCGAAAAGTGCAGCGACGTTATCGCCCAGGGACATTGATCCTGGAAACGGAGATCACGACCGACTCGGGAACGATCCGTTTGACCGACTTCATGGCTCCACAGACACGTGAATCCGACATTTTTCGGTTGGTCGAAGGGATTGAGGGGGAAGTCGAGGTTGAGAGTCGTTTGGCGTTGCGGTTCGACTACGGCTCGATCTTGCCGTGGGTCCAGCATACCGATCGCGGCATTCGAGCGATCGCGGGGCCCGAGTGCGTTTATTGTACATGTGACCTACGCGTCAACGTCGAAGACCAAACGATGGTCTCGAAATTTCACCTTGGCCCGCATCAACAAGCGGCATTCCAGTTGACTTGGACCCGTACCCAAGATCCCCCACCGCTTGAAAAGAATGTGCTGCAGACGCTCGAGGACGCTACCGCGTGGTGGCAAGAATGGTCAGGACGCTGCACGTTCAAAGGGCGATGGCGTGAAGAGGTACAGCAGTCGCTGATCACGTTGAAGGCGCTGACATATGCACCGACCGGCGGCATTGTCGCGGCGGCAACCACTTCACTACCCGAACATATCGGAGGGGTGCGGAATTGGGATTATCGCTACTGCTGGATTCGTGACTCGACGTTCACACTCTACTCGTTGCTGATTGGCGGTTATACCGAAGAAGCCAAAGCGTGGCGGGAATGGCTCGTCAATGCGGCAGCGGGTAATCCATCGCAGTTGCAAATCATGTATGGGGTTGCTGGTGAACGGCGATTGACCGAGGTGGAACTTGAATGGCTACCCGGCTATGAAAACTCGTCGCCCGTGCGAACTGGCAACGCCGCTTATCGCCAACACCAATTGGATGTGCCGGGGGAAATCATGGAGACGTTGCACCTGGCACGCCGTTACGGATTGGACCCGGACGAAGACGCGTGGCGCGTGCAATCGGCCGTCATGGAGTTTCTAGAAACGCAGTGGGAGAAACCAGACGAAGGGATCTGGGAAATCCGCGGCGACCAACGTCACTTCACCCATTCTAAGGTGATGGCTTGGGTTGCGGCTGATCGCGCGGTCAAAGACGTCGAGCATTTTGGGATGCCTGGGGACGCCGCGCGTTGGAAAAAGTTGCGTGATCGAATCCACGCCGAAGTGTGTGCTAAAGGATTTAACGAAAAGCTTGGTGGCTTCGTTCAGTCCTACGGTGCCGAGGAAACGGACGCCAGTCTATTGATGTTGCCGTTGGTCGGTTTTGTCGAAGCCGACGATCCCAAGATGATCGGCACGCTTCGGCTGATCGAAGAGCGGCTGGTCAAAGACGGGCTGGTGGTTCGTTATTTGACCGAATCGAACGTTGATGGGTTGCCCGAAGGCGAAGGCGCGTTCTTGTTGTGCTCGTTTTGGTTAGCCGACAACTACGCGCTGGCTGGGCGTGAGCGAGAAGCGACCGAATTGTTTGAGATGCTGCTCGGACTTCGCAACGATGTCGGATTGATGTCCGAAGAGTACGATCCGTTTCACAAACGAATGCTCGGCAATTTCCCCCAAGCGTTCTCCCACGTCGGGTTGGTCAATACAGCCCGCAACTTGGTGGGCGAGGGTGGCCCCGCAGAGGAACGTGGTCACGAGGAAGACTAG
- a CDS encoding sigma-70 family RNA polymerase sigma factor encodes MDESTTESETNRNDADQGEAFVRLLLEHEPQVRSFLRGLLPSWNDVDEVVQEASLVAWRKFSSFEQGTAFGGWFLTIARFEALKHRRRIARTPLVFSDDIWERLAEESPQHVAQPIYRQHLENCLAKMPPDKRDLLLKVHSAGVVIRDVAVESGKSEQAFYKVIQRLRASLVQCIANAMKTAEAVPHHHL; translated from the coding sequence TTGGACGAAAGCACGACCGAATCGGAGACCAACCGCAACGACGCGGACCAAGGCGAAGCGTTTGTACGACTGTTGCTTGAACATGAACCTCAAGTCCGCTCGTTCTTGCGGGGGCTGTTACCATCCTGGAATGATGTGGACGAGGTTGTGCAGGAAGCGAGCCTAGTCGCTTGGCGAAAATTCTCGAGTTTTGAACAAGGCACTGCGTTCGGTGGCTGGTTTCTAACCATCGCGAGATTCGAAGCGTTAAAACATCGCCGCCGAATTGCTCGCACGCCTCTCGTGTTCAGCGATGACATTTGGGAACGGTTGGCGGAAGAATCACCTCAGCACGTTGCCCAGCCGATCTATCGCCAGCACCTCGAAAACTGTCTCGCAAAAATGCCGCCCGACAAACGTGACCTGTTGTTAAAGGTGCATTCGGCGGGCGTGGTGATTCGCGACGTCGCCGTTGAATCGGGTAAAAGCGAACAAGCGTTTTACAAAGTGATCCAGCGACTTCGTGCGAGCTTGGTCCAGTGCATCGCCAACGCGATGAAGACGGCGGAGGCAGTGCCACACCACCACTTGTAA